Proteins encoded by one window of Conger conger chromosome 1, fConCon1.1, whole genome shotgun sequence:
- the dcaf5 gene encoding DDB1- and CUL4-associated factor 5 isoform X1: protein MKEAKGCGMRSSVGFLSRRKITGHPLMKEEFQRLRLAGCTSLYKKDMLGHFGCVNAIEFSNNGGEWLVSGGDDRRVLLWHMEKAIHSRAKPLKLKGEHLSNIFCLAFDSTNKRVFSGGNDEQVILHDVERGETLNVFLHDDAVYGLSVSPVNDNVFASSSDDGRVLIWDTREPPHGEPFCLANYPSAFHSVMFNPAEPRLLATANSKEGVGLWDIRKPRSSLLRYGGSLSLQSAMSVRFNSTGTQLLALRRRLPPVLYELHSRLPIFQFDNQGYFNSCTMKSCCFAGERDQYILSGSDDFNLYMWRIPKDPEAGGPGRVVNGAFMVLKGHRSIVNQVRFNPHTYMICSSGVEKVIKVWSPYQQPESVGDLDGRVEDKSRSLYTHEEYISLVLNSGSGLSHDYVSQSIQEDPRMMAFFDSLVRREIEGWSSDSDSDLSEGAILQLHARGRRSIRAGREGVVTPATVAAATAAAAAAAAARQSDSEHSSSSSLAGLDGAALSAEGEGPRRATGQSYQSVRLLDLANDSSDSSGFWPDPVARPRSPSPRGASSLSSRSTSPARSSSSSSSSSSSSSTSSEDEERRRADTRLRNAARRRRMRFPPRPGDRPQSAQALYRAVDSCSYPKIALEDPSSQSSSSSSSSSLHEAQLSGKIRKQKGSPQKERDGPLRSVSPPGSSPAPSPERPEAGVPERLSGGSQDRLGERTRPRGADWDSCGTGTVEGGSDGSGGPHGAGLARSHSPQPADGSRAGLGQQSPELNGQHRQDLQSRDAARSSSPPQPDAAVRSKAQKQEPGDSTPPGQARSPQRCQTGGASRLKRTRVGSGEMDSESSPSEKKIKT from the exons atgaaagaggCGAAGGGTTGCGGTATGCGTTCTTCCGTGGGGTTCCTGTCCCGGCGAAAGATCACCGGGCACCCCCTAATGAAGGAGGAATTTCAAAGGCTCAGACTGGCCGGGTGCACGAGTCTTTATAAGAAAGATATGCTGGGGCATTTTGGATGCGTTAATGCAATAGAGTTTTCCAACAATGGAGGAGAATGGCTGGTGTCCG GAGGGGATGACCGCAGGGTGTTGCTCTGGCACATGGAAAAAGCCATCCATTCACGAGCCAAACCTCTAAAACTGAAGGGAGAACATCTGTCCAACATCTTCTGCCTGGCCTTTGACAGCACAAACAAGCGCGTCTTCTCTGGTG GTAACGATGAACAGGTCATTCTCCATGATGTGGAGAG GGGCGAGACGCTGAACGTGTTCTTGCACGACGACGCGGTCTACGGCCTGTCTGTGAGCCCTGTCAACGACAACGTGTTCGCAAGCTCCTCGGACGACGGCCGGGTTCTCATCTGGGACACCCGCGAGCCCCCGCACGGAG AACCTTTTTGCTTGGCCAACTATCCTTCGGCATTCCACAGCGTGATGTTCAACCCAGCCGAGCCCAGACTCCTCGCGACGGCCAACTCCAAGGAAGGAGTCGGTCTGTGGGACATCCGCAAGCCGCGCAG TTCCCTGCTGCGTTACGGGGGCAGCCTGTCCCTGCAGAGTGCCATGAGTGTGCGCTTTAACAGCACCGGCACCCAGCTGCTGGCCCTGCGCCGCCGCCTGCCCCCCGTGCTGTACGAGCTGCACTCCCGCCTGCCCATCTTCCAGTTCGACAACCAGGGCTACTTCAACTCCTGCACCATGAAGAGCTGCTGCTTCGCCGGGGAGCGAGACCag TATATCCTGTCGGGCTCCGATGACTTCAATCTGTACATGTGGAGAATTCCCAAGGATCCGGAAGCAG GAGGCCCGGGTCGAGTGGTGAACGGGGCTTTCATGGTGCTGAAGGGGCACCGCTCCATTGTGAACCAGGTGCGGTTCAACCCCCACACCTACATGATCTGCTCCTCTGGCGTGGAGAAGGTCATCAAG GTGTGGAGCCCCTACCAGCAGCCGGAGAGCGTGGGGGACCTGGACGGCCGGGTGGAGGACAAGTCGCGGAGCCTGTACACGCACGAGGAGTACATCAGCCTGGTGCTGAACAGCGGCAGCGGGCTCTCCCACGACTACGTGAGCCAGTCCATCCAGGAGGACCCGCGCATGATGGCGTTCTTCGACTCGCTGGTGCGGCGCGAGATCGAGGGCTGGAGCTCGGACTCGGACAGCGACCTGAGCGAGGGCGCCATCCTGCAGCTGCACGCCCGCGGGCGGCGGTCCATCCGCGCCGGGCGCGAGGGCGTGGTCACGCCCGCCACCGTCGCCGCGGCgaccgccgccgccgccgccgccgcggCCGCCCGCCAAAGCGACTCGGAgcactcctcctcttcctcgctggCGGGGCTGGACGGGGCGGCGCTCTCGGCCGAGGGGGAGGGCCCGCGGCGGGCGACCGGCCAGTCGTATCAGTCGGTGCGGCTGCTGGACCTGGCCAACGACTCGTCGgactccagcgggttctggccCGACCCGGTGGCCCGGCCCCGCTCCCCCAGCCCCCGGGGAGCCTCCAGCCTGTCGAGCCGCAGCACCTCCCCcgcccgctcctcctcctcgtcctcgtcGTCGTCGTCCTCTTCCTCCACCAGCAGCGAGGATGAGGAGCGTCGGCGTGCCGACACCCGCCTGCGGAATGCGGCTCGCAGACGGCGCATGCGCTTCCCGCCGCGCCCCGGCGACCGCCCGCAGTCCGCCCAGGCCCTGTACCGCGCCGTCGACTCCTGCAGCTACCCCAAGATCGCCCTCGAGGACCCCTCCTCGcagtcttcctcctcctcctcctcctcctcgctccACGAGGCGCAGCTTTCCGGCAAGATCCGGAAGCAGAAGGGAAGCCCCCAGAAAGAGCGGGACGGGCCGCTGCGTTCCGTGAGCCCCCCGGGCTCCAGTCCGGCGCCCTCCCCCGAGCGCCCCGAGGCGGGGGTACCGGAGAGACTCTCGGGCGGGTCGCAGGACAGGCTGGGAGAGCGGACAAGGCCGCGGGGCGCAGACTGGGACAGCTGTGGGACGGGGACGGTGGAGGGCGGTTCTGACGGTTCGGGGGGACCCCACGGCGCGGGTTTGGCACGCAGCCACAGCCCCCAGCCCGCTGACGGGAGCCGGGCCGGTTTGGGACAGCAGAGCCCCGAACTGAACGGGCAGCACCGCCAGGACCTTCAGTCCAGAGACGCGGCCCgctcctcctcacccccccaGCCGGACGCCGCCGTCCGCAGCAAAGCCCAAAAGCAGGAGCCAGGGGACTCTACCCCCCCAGGCCAGGCCCGGTCCCCCCAGAGGTGCCAAACCGGCGGGGCCTCCAGGCTCAAACGGACTCGAGTCGGGTCGGGCGAGATGGACTCCGAGAGCTCGCCGTCAGAGAAGAAGATCAAGACATGA
- the dcaf5 gene encoding DDB1- and CUL4-associated factor 5 isoform X2: MEKAIHSRAKPLKLKGEHLSNIFCLAFDSTNKRVFSGGNDEQVILHDVERGETLNVFLHDDAVYGLSVSPVNDNVFASSSDDGRVLIWDTREPPHGEPFCLANYPSAFHSVMFNPAEPRLLATANSKEGVGLWDIRKPRSSLLRYGGSLSLQSAMSVRFNSTGTQLLALRRRLPPVLYELHSRLPIFQFDNQGYFNSCTMKSCCFAGERDQYILSGSDDFNLYMWRIPKDPEAGGPGRVVNGAFMVLKGHRSIVNQVRFNPHTYMICSSGVEKVIKVWSPYQQPESVGDLDGRVEDKSRSLYTHEEYISLVLNSGSGLSHDYVSQSIQEDPRMMAFFDSLVRREIEGWSSDSDSDLSEGAILQLHARGRRSIRAGREGVVTPATVAAATAAAAAAAAARQSDSEHSSSSSLAGLDGAALSAEGEGPRRATGQSYQSVRLLDLANDSSDSSGFWPDPVARPRSPSPRGASSLSSRSTSPARSSSSSSSSSSSSSTSSEDEERRRADTRLRNAARRRRMRFPPRPGDRPQSAQALYRAVDSCSYPKIALEDPSSQSSSSSSSSSLHEAQLSGKIRKQKGSPQKERDGPLRSVSPPGSSPAPSPERPEAGVPERLSGGSQDRLGERTRPRGADWDSCGTGTVEGGSDGSGGPHGAGLARSHSPQPADGSRAGLGQQSPELNGQHRQDLQSRDAARSSSPPQPDAAVRSKAQKQEPGDSTPPGQARSPQRCQTGGASRLKRTRVGSGEMDSESSPSEKKIKT; the protein is encoded by the exons ATGGAAAAAGCCATCCATTCACGAGCCAAACCTCTAAAACTGAAGGGAGAACATCTGTCCAACATCTTCTGCCTGGCCTTTGACAGCACAAACAAGCGCGTCTTCTCTGGTG GTAACGATGAACAGGTCATTCTCCATGATGTGGAGAG GGGCGAGACGCTGAACGTGTTCTTGCACGACGACGCGGTCTACGGCCTGTCTGTGAGCCCTGTCAACGACAACGTGTTCGCAAGCTCCTCGGACGACGGCCGGGTTCTCATCTGGGACACCCGCGAGCCCCCGCACGGAG AACCTTTTTGCTTGGCCAACTATCCTTCGGCATTCCACAGCGTGATGTTCAACCCAGCCGAGCCCAGACTCCTCGCGACGGCCAACTCCAAGGAAGGAGTCGGTCTGTGGGACATCCGCAAGCCGCGCAG TTCCCTGCTGCGTTACGGGGGCAGCCTGTCCCTGCAGAGTGCCATGAGTGTGCGCTTTAACAGCACCGGCACCCAGCTGCTGGCCCTGCGCCGCCGCCTGCCCCCCGTGCTGTACGAGCTGCACTCCCGCCTGCCCATCTTCCAGTTCGACAACCAGGGCTACTTCAACTCCTGCACCATGAAGAGCTGCTGCTTCGCCGGGGAGCGAGACCag TATATCCTGTCGGGCTCCGATGACTTCAATCTGTACATGTGGAGAATTCCCAAGGATCCGGAAGCAG GAGGCCCGGGTCGAGTGGTGAACGGGGCTTTCATGGTGCTGAAGGGGCACCGCTCCATTGTGAACCAGGTGCGGTTCAACCCCCACACCTACATGATCTGCTCCTCTGGCGTGGAGAAGGTCATCAAG GTGTGGAGCCCCTACCAGCAGCCGGAGAGCGTGGGGGACCTGGACGGCCGGGTGGAGGACAAGTCGCGGAGCCTGTACACGCACGAGGAGTACATCAGCCTGGTGCTGAACAGCGGCAGCGGGCTCTCCCACGACTACGTGAGCCAGTCCATCCAGGAGGACCCGCGCATGATGGCGTTCTTCGACTCGCTGGTGCGGCGCGAGATCGAGGGCTGGAGCTCGGACTCGGACAGCGACCTGAGCGAGGGCGCCATCCTGCAGCTGCACGCCCGCGGGCGGCGGTCCATCCGCGCCGGGCGCGAGGGCGTGGTCACGCCCGCCACCGTCGCCGCGGCgaccgccgccgccgccgccgccgcggCCGCCCGCCAAAGCGACTCGGAgcactcctcctcttcctcgctggCGGGGCTGGACGGGGCGGCGCTCTCGGCCGAGGGGGAGGGCCCGCGGCGGGCGACCGGCCAGTCGTATCAGTCGGTGCGGCTGCTGGACCTGGCCAACGACTCGTCGgactccagcgggttctggccCGACCCGGTGGCCCGGCCCCGCTCCCCCAGCCCCCGGGGAGCCTCCAGCCTGTCGAGCCGCAGCACCTCCCCcgcccgctcctcctcctcgtcctcgtcGTCGTCGTCCTCTTCCTCCACCAGCAGCGAGGATGAGGAGCGTCGGCGTGCCGACACCCGCCTGCGGAATGCGGCTCGCAGACGGCGCATGCGCTTCCCGCCGCGCCCCGGCGACCGCCCGCAGTCCGCCCAGGCCCTGTACCGCGCCGTCGACTCCTGCAGCTACCCCAAGATCGCCCTCGAGGACCCCTCCTCGcagtcttcctcctcctcctcctcctcctcgctccACGAGGCGCAGCTTTCCGGCAAGATCCGGAAGCAGAAGGGAAGCCCCCAGAAAGAGCGGGACGGGCCGCTGCGTTCCGTGAGCCCCCCGGGCTCCAGTCCGGCGCCCTCCCCCGAGCGCCCCGAGGCGGGGGTACCGGAGAGACTCTCGGGCGGGTCGCAGGACAGGCTGGGAGAGCGGACAAGGCCGCGGGGCGCAGACTGGGACAGCTGTGGGACGGGGACGGTGGAGGGCGGTTCTGACGGTTCGGGGGGACCCCACGGCGCGGGTTTGGCACGCAGCCACAGCCCCCAGCCCGCTGACGGGAGCCGGGCCGGTTTGGGACAGCAGAGCCCCGAACTGAACGGGCAGCACCGCCAGGACCTTCAGTCCAGAGACGCGGCCCgctcctcctcacccccccaGCCGGACGCCGCCGTCCGCAGCAAAGCCCAAAAGCAGGAGCCAGGGGACTCTACCCCCCCAGGCCAGGCCCGGTCCCCCCAGAGGTGCCAAACCGGCGGGGCCTCCAGGCTCAAACGGACTCGAGTCGGGTCGGGCGAGATGGACTCCGAGAGCTCGCCGTCAGAGAAGAAGATCAAGACATGA